A single genomic interval of Romboutsia ilealis harbors:
- the cspBA gene encoding bifunctional germination protease/germinant receptor pseudoprotease CspBA: MDYEVIVKYNGDITFLEQELGVSVELLGYNYAIITADTPQKVDNLLNYTQIEYVEKPFILETQDTQSLSSTGITEFKERTKLTGKGTLLGLIDSGIDYNIPIFKDKDGNSKILYYWDQSIDGNPPNGFKEGTLYTNEDINKAINGEIQIPISSTSTHGTHTAGIACSVANEADMIVVRVGRRQTDTFSKSTEFMRAIKFVLDRALELQRPIAINISYGSNEGSHRGESLFEQYIDQMCSFWKNNIVVAAGNNATKAGHKRINIKNDENNDTLVEMEVGQNEKILNINIWPSFVDNFNLYLVSPTGKSTQPISQDSGLIKNIIGNTRINGVFYPIAPYSLSRRITIELKSDTEIIPGIWTLLFTPIKLVDGNVDIYLPTSEGITIDTRFLEPSKVLTVTVPGTASKVITVGSFNSRTDVVSTFSGEGDIDGGIIKPDLLAPGEEIVSYLPGGSTGALTGTSMATPHVTGVCSLLMQWGIVEGNDLFLYSQKVKSVLIEYARRNPQYTYPNNSRGYGFLDLSRLNLLSISQNNQDYGLYRSKKKIKKKKNLRQENLIPIIAVLFENQQFEEDLKKLNINYRLEKLSDDFGVLYISPKDIDKAGSIANILSAQTIESIIRLASLSQISQGTTGGVVGNEIIGANFFKENPNINVTGRGVIIGIADSGIDYLHPDFIYPDGTSKILYLWDQTKDGNPPEGYHIGTEYTNEDINRAIREKDDTLSIDEEGSGTMLSGICAGLGNLNPNYAGVAGEASLIVIKLKKYNGNYTNAALYVATEYAIKRALELNMPIVFNTSYGSNESVAITTLSLRNTLFFERGICMVSGVGNEGNTQTHTSGVIEFNGSEGYIELELSEDDPNVQIQVWMDRPDRVNCEVISPTGESSKLLQVSSYALVTGLYDFEQTEYLLETNYPTTFSGQQQININLTNAKKGIWKIKLIGIDINSGIYNAYLSNRVFLKPGTRFRESNPEKTINYPATYEDIISVGAYDTINDSIWPTSSRGPTIDYIQVPDIVAPGVNIVAPYPGEKYARISGTAPAAAYVSGSLALFLQYVLVEKRYPEKAFTQAMITYLKAGAVRSNNISYPNSALGYGLLNIRNVFDQLK, encoded by the coding sequence GTGGATTATGAAGTAATAGTTAAATATAACGGTGACATAACATTTTTAGAACAGGAATTAGGTGTATCTGTAGAGCTTCTTGGATATAATTATGCAATCATAACGGCAGATACTCCGCAAAAGGTTGATAACTTATTAAATTATACTCAGATAGAATACGTAGAAAAACCATTCATATTAGAAACACAAGATACTCAAAGTTTATCTAGTACAGGTATAACAGAATTTAAAGAACGTACAAAATTAACTGGAAAAGGAACATTATTAGGTCTTATAGATTCTGGAATAGATTACAATATACCTATATTCAAAGATAAAGATGGCAATTCTAAAATACTTTACTATTGGGACCAATCTATTGATGGAAATCCACCAAATGGGTTTAAAGAAGGAACATTATATACTAATGAAGATATAAATAAAGCTATAAATGGAGAAATACAAATTCCTATATCATCAACTAGTACTCATGGAACTCACACAGCAGGCATTGCTTGTTCAGTAGCAAATGAAGCCGATATGATAGTTGTAAGAGTAGGAAGAAGACAGACAGATACTTTTTCTAAGAGTACTGAATTTATGAGAGCTATAAAATTTGTTTTAGATAGAGCTTTGGAATTACAAAGACCAATTGCTATAAATATAAGCTATGGAAGTAATGAAGGCTCTCATAGAGGGGAATCTTTATTTGAACAATATATAGATCAAATGTGCTCGTTTTGGAAAAATAATATAGTTGTTGCAGCTGGTAATAATGCAACAAAGGCAGGGCATAAGAGAATAAATATAAAAAATGATGAAAATAATGACACTTTAGTTGAAATGGAAGTTGGCCAAAATGAGAAAATACTTAATATAAATATATGGCCATCATTTGTGGATAATTTTAATCTATATTTAGTTAGTCCGACAGGTAAAAGTACTCAACCTATATCACAAGATTCTGGCCTAATAAAAAATATTATCGGAAATACTAGGATAAATGGAGTTTTTTATCCAATAGCTCCATATTCATTAAGTAGAAGAATAACTATTGAACTAAAATCAGATACTGAAATAATTCCAGGAATATGGACCCTATTATTCACTCCTATTAAATTAGTAGATGGGAATGTAGATATATATTTACCCACATCAGAGGGGATAACAATAGATACAAGATTTTTAGAACCGAGTAAGGTTCTTACTGTAACAGTTCCTGGTACTGCTAGCAAAGTTATAACTGTTGGTAGCTTCAATTCTAGAACAGATGTAGTTTCTACGTTCTCGGGAGAAGGCGATATAGATGGAGGAATAATTAAGCCAGATTTATTAGCTCCTGGAGAAGAGATAGTTTCATATTTACCTGGAGGCTCAACAGGAGCTCTTACAGGAACTAGTATGGCAACCCCACATGTAACAGGAGTATGTTCTTTATTAATGCAGTGGGGAATTGTAGAAGGAAATGACTTATTTTTATATTCTCAAAAAGTCAAATCAGTGCTTATAGAATATGCAAGAAGAAATCCACAATATACTTATCCAAATAATTCTAGAGGGTATGGATTTTTAGATTTGTCTAGATTAAATTTATTGAGCATATCTCAAAATAACCAAGACTATGGACTTTATCGAAGTAAGAAAAAAATAAAAAAAAAGAAAAATTTAAGGCAAGAAAATTTGATTCCCATAATAGCGGTATTATTTGAGAATCAACAGTTTGAAGAAGATTTAAAAAAATTAAATATTAATTATAGGTTAGAAAAACTCTCTGATGATTTTGGAGTTTTATATATTTCACCTAAAGATATAGATAAAGCAGGAAGTATAGCGAATATATTATCAGCTCAAACGATAGAGTCTATTATTAGGTTAGCTTCTCTATCTCAAATAAGTCAAGGTACAACAGGTGGTGTTGTTGGAAATGAAATTATAGGAGCTAATTTTTTTAAAGAAAATCCAAATATAAATGTTACTGGTAGAGGTGTCATTATTGGCATTGCTGACTCTGGAATAGACTATTTGCATCCAGATTTTATATATCCAGATGGAACTTCGAAAATTCTTTATTTATGGGATCAAACAAAAGACGGTAACCCACCAGAAGGATACCATATTGGTACTGAGTATACTAATGAAGATATCAATAGAGCAATAAGAGAAAAAGATGATACATTATCAATAGATGAAGAAGGTAGTGGAACAATGCTAAGCGGAATATGTGCAGGACTTGGAAATCTAAATCCTAATTATGCAGGCGTTGCAGGTGAAGCATCATTAATTGTAATTAAATTAAAAAAATATAATGGGAATTATACAAATGCTGCATTATATGTAGCAACAGAATATGCAATAAAAAGAGCATTAGAGCTTAATATGCCTATAGTATTTAACACATCATATGGAAGTAATGAATCAGTTGCAATAACTACATTAAGTTTAAGAAATACTCTATTTTTTGAAAGAGGTATTTGTATGGTTTCAGGAGTAGGGAATGAGGGTAATACACAAACTCATACATCAGGAGTTATAGAATTTAATGGTAGTGAAGGGTATATAGAACTAGAATTATCAGAGGATGATCCGAATGTGCAAATACAAGTATGGATGGATAGACCAGATAGAGTAAATTGTGAAGTAATATCTCCAACTGGAGAGAGTAGCAAATTATTGCAAGTATCTTCTTATGCCTTAGTAACTGGATTATATGACTTTGAGCAAACTGAATACCTCCTAGAAACTAATTATCCAACAACTTTTTCAGGTCAACAGCAAATCAATATAAATTTAACTAATGCTAAAAAAGGTATTTGGAAGATTAAGCTTATAGGTATTGATATAAACAGCGGAATATACAATGCATACTTATCAAATAGAGTATTCTTGAAACCAGGAACTAGGTTTAGAGAAAGTAACCCCGAAAAAACTATAAACTATCCTGCAACATATGAAGATATTATTAGTGTAGGTGCATATGATACTATAAATGATAGCATATGGCCGACTTCATCTAGAGGTCCAACTATAGACTATATACAAGTGCCTGATATAGTAGCACCTGGAGTAAATATAGTAGCACCTTATCCAGGTGAAAAGTATGCAAGAATAAGCGGTACAGCACCAGCTGCTGCATATGTTTCTGGTTCACTTGCTTTATTTCTTCAGTATGTGTTAGTTGAAAAGAGATATCCTGAAAAAGCTTTTACTCAAGCGATGATAACTTATTTAAAAGCTGGAGCAGTAAGATCTAATAATATATCTTATCCTAATAGTGCTTTAGGATATGGATTATTAAATATAAGGAATGTATTTGATCAGCTAAAATAG
- the cspC gene encoding bile acid germinant receptor pseudoprotease CspC — MEKSYIVIYNTSVNRLEEDLKNNNITRYIILNNTIAAIYVDDSFDEKILNRIDSITWVEPSGVMSSLIELTNDLSDGETVRTAAGTEYIYKNPYITPTGEGVIIAIIDSGINYLHPDFIKSDNTTKIISIWDQESTLKQPPEGYLFGSEFARDEINEYINRNDSSLSVDDIGTGTIAAGIAAGLGHGNFNYEGVAIDAELVVIKLKSYKDTFVKGKINYEESDFLAAIKYALEVANRENKRMVINLTVGLQSRAAIEMAMLDSFNDLSRTGRILVGGAGNEGNTDIHYSGSIQMTDKSQDIIIQVGEQLNLDITLCPIDPDKIGAAIISPGGEMSYIINYSPDPFVYRGRFSLEDTSYEMRYVYPWIKSGNEELVISLKNIKPGIWTLRLFPEFIINGNYSVYLPNKNLISPQTRFTDSASESTITLLGVIKKVITVGAYNDRTDSIWIGSSKGSVVKRPIKPDIVAPGVDIIGPYQNDTYNTATGTGVSSSIVSGVVAIMMSYITSQEEESRNLLFSEPLKTFLMLGATRKDIYTYPNVSQGYGILNLRDTLIAISNNIE; from the coding sequence ATGGAAAAATCTTACATTGTAATATACAACACGTCCGTTAATCGGTTAGAAGAAGATTTAAAAAATAATAACATTACTAGATATATTATATTAAATAATACAATAGCAGCTATTTATGTAGATGATTCTTTCGATGAAAAAATATTAAATAGGATAGATAGTATAACTTGGGTGGAACCATCGGGTGTGATGAGTTCATTAATAGAATTAACAAATGATTTATCAGATGGAGAAACTGTAAGAACAGCCGCAGGTACTGAATATATATATAAAAATCCATATATAACACCAACAGGAGAAGGAGTTATTATTGCAATAATAGACTCTGGAATAAATTACTTACATCCAGATTTTATAAAGTCAGATAATACTACAAAGATTATATCTATATGGGATCAAGAGAGCACTTTAAAGCAACCTCCTGAAGGATATTTATTTGGAAGTGAATTTGCTAGAGATGAAATAAATGAATATATAAATAGAAATGATTCTAGCTTAAGTGTAGATGATATTGGAACTGGAACTATAGCGGCAGGGATAGCGGCAGGTTTAGGTCATGGAAATTTTAATTATGAAGGTGTTGCAATAGATGCTGAGTTAGTAGTAATAAAATTAAAATCTTATAAAGATACATTTGTTAAGGGGAAAATAAATTATGAAGAATCTGATTTTTTAGCTGCTATAAAATATGCTTTGGAAGTAGCTAATAGAGAAAATAAACGTATGGTAATAAACTTAACTGTAGGACTTCAATCAAGAGCAGCTATAGAGATGGCTATGCTAGATTCTTTTAATGATTTATCAAGAACAGGAAGAATATTAGTTGGCGGTGCTGGAAATGAAGGTAATACAGATATACATTATAGCGGCAGCATACAGATGACTGATAAAAGTCAAGATATAATAATTCAAGTTGGAGAACAACTTAATTTAGATATAACTCTTTGTCCAATAGATCCTGATAAAATAGGAGCAGCTATAATATCTCCTGGAGGAGAAATGAGTTACATTATAAATTATTCACCAGATCCATTTGTATATAGAGGTAGATTTAGCTTAGAAGACACATCTTATGAAATGAGATATGTATATCCATGGATAAAATCGGGAAATGAAGAGTTAGTTATAAGTCTTAAAAATATAAAACCTGGCATATGGACTTTAAGGCTATTTCCAGAATTTATTATAAATGGAAACTACAGTGTTTATTTACCGAATAAAAATTTAATATCTCCTCAAACTAGATTTACAGATTCAGCATCAGAATCTACAATCACACTACTTGGAGTTATAAAAAAAGTAATAACTGTAGGTGCATATAATGATAGAACAGATAGTATATGGATAGGTTCATCAAAAGGGTCTGTAGTAAAAAGACCCATAAAGCCAGATATAGTAGCACCGGGTGTTGATATAATAGGTCCGTATCAAAATGATACTTATAATACAGCCACAGGAACTGGAGTAAGTTCATCAATTGTATCAGGTGTTGTAGCCATAATGATGAGCTATATAACTTCACAAGAAGAAGAAAGTAGAAATTTATTATTTTCAGAACCTTTAAAAACATTTTTAATGTTAGGTGCAACTAGAAAAGATATATATACTTATCCTAATGTATCACAAGGATATGGAATATTAAATCTAAGAGATACATTAATAGCAATTTCAAATAATATAGAATAA
- a CDS encoding DUF3787 domain-containing protein yields MKRLQSKKAQPLSGENNKRLKKYRPTNSAQTAAWADIDELKPESKVSVPSLSNVKEAKDWVDNGSRL; encoded by the coding sequence GTGAAGAGATTGCAAAGTAAAAAAGCACAACCGTTAAGTGGAGAGAATAACAAAAGACTAAAAAAATATAGACCTACAAATAGTGCACAGACAGCAGCTTGGGCTGATATAGACGAGTTAAAGCCAGAAAGCAAGGTATCTGTACCTTCTCTTAGTAATGTAAAAGAAGCTAAAGATTGGGTTGATAATGGTAGCAGATTATAA
- a CDS encoding helix-turn-helix domain-containing protein, giving the protein MKNITFGKLLEKLLHLSNQKKSSLAKALGYDVSYISKWITGKNLPTQKNISDVCKITSEFIVDSLNMSHMQELKDYFEIDKDLESNTVLAQYLERSLKESYMHTAEKSVPNLYKKTHSEDSYNSMTHINPRLRKQYLSKDASLFMNSSNKLDLIISADLYKLNDSDKMAIYDMKKDLMSINTSHDIRVRLLMEFDKRDSDELLNTIMIINMITTYPEINFEIFNCEVDSNVVISVIKDRIFHAAIYTKDRRCLFTNMSKDKDIVDEVYYSLEDILKNRAKPILEVKSTLDIIRKRTYLQYIMGQDLRWIIGRMNELFMPYDLFEELAESIFGDNKEILDELKKINMLLQNVIYKSKLKVLIYEKEIRKYISVGMLNFFNIPIKLTFEQRERHINYIKKVIKESDNVEIKLIDGDFIDTFKETQDYSIYLSKTLTMMSINPTENHNDYAILKNSEFKNICDKVFKILWNKEADILVSNKIEILERIEKTLTCTKIINENLKSE; this is encoded by the coding sequence TTGAAGAATATTACATTCGGGAAATTATTAGAAAAATTATTGCATTTATCTAACCAGAAAAAAAGTTCACTAGCTAAGGCATTAGGATATGATGTTTCATATATAAGTAAATGGATAACTGGAAAGAATTTACCTACTCAAAAGAATATATCCGATGTTTGTAAAATAACTTCTGAGTTTATAGTTGATTCATTGAATATGTCACATATGCAAGAATTGAAAGATTATTTTGAAATAGATAAAGATCTAGAAAGCAATACTGTTCTAGCTCAGTACTTAGAAAGGAGTTTAAAAGAATCCTATATGCATACAGCTGAAAAGAGTGTACCTAACTTATACAAAAAGACACATTCAGAAGATAGCTATAATAGTATGACACATATAAATCCAAGGCTGAGAAAACAATATTTATCAAAAGATGCAAGTTTATTTATGAATAGCTCTAATAAATTAGACTTAATAATAAGTGCAGATTTGTACAAATTAAATGATAGTGATAAAATGGCAATATATGATATGAAGAAAGATTTAATGTCAATAAATACATCACATGATATTAGGGTTAGACTTTTAATGGAATTTGATAAACGGGACTCAGATGAATTATTAAATACTATAATGATTATTAATATGATAACTACATATCCTGAAATTAATTTTGAAATATTTAATTGTGAAGTTGATTCTAATGTAGTTATATCGGTAATAAAAGATAGGATATTTCATGCAGCAATTTATACAAAAGATAGACGATGTTTATTTACAAATATGTCAAAAGATAAAGATATAGTGGATGAAGTTTATTATAGTTTAGAAGATATATTAAAAAATAGAGCAAAACCGATACTTGAGGTAAAATCGACACTAGATATAATAAGAAAGAGAACATATCTTCAGTATATTATGGGACAAGATTTAAGATGGATAATAGGTCGCATGAATGAACTTTTTATGCCTTATGACTTATTTGAAGAATTAGCAGAATCTATATTTGGGGATAATAAAGAAATCTTAGATGAATTAAAAAAGATAAATATGCTACTGCAAAATGTTATATATAAATCTAAGTTAAAGGTATTAATTTATGAAAAGGAAATAAGAAAGTATATTTCAGTTGGAATGCTTAACTTCTTTAATATACCTATAAAACTGACTTTTGAACAAAGAGAAAGGCATATAAATTATATTAAAAAAGTAATAAAAGAATCTGATAACGTTGAAATTAAATTAATAGATGGAGATTTTATAGACACATTTAAAGAGACTCAAGATTATTCTATATATTTATCAAAAACTTTGACAATGATGAGCATTAACCCTACAGAAAATCATAATGATTATGCAATTTTAAAAAATAGTGAATTTAAAAATATATGTGACAAGGTATTTAAAATTCTTTGGAATAAAGAAGCTGATATATTAGTAAGCAATAAAATTGAAATATTAGAGAGAATCGAAAAAACACTAACGTGTACAAAAATTATAAATGAAAATTTAAAATCTGAATAA
- a CDS encoding amidohydrolase codes for MAKKLYFNGNVITVNEKEEVVEAVAIENGKIIKVGTNEEILALKDNDAEVVDLEGKTVMPGLIDPHGHIVPVAQTLMIVTLGDVTSKEELLEKLKKELEENPPTGDNWLIGFGYDNTKFEDGQHPTKFELDTVSKDIPISVSHASGHLAAVNSKALELYGYVGEDYEVPEGGVVRTVSPDSKEPNGVLEENAILDSEKKKVVKAPGFEEILKAMVRAQKVYASLGITTTQDASVEEANGYNHILGACAKNNMLIIDVVGLATQPSTKNLMKDEKTPKREYFNHYKLAGAKTWLDGSPQGFTAWLSKPYHKVPQGQPEDYCGYGTQTDEVVTQYFVDCINMNIQVHVHVNGDEACEQFLRCYEKAVEITGHGTELRPVMVHCQALRYDQLDRVKALGAIPTFFNDHVRFWGDLHHDEVFGPERAQNISPMGWALEKGIRFTIHQDPPVKMPNQILAIHNAVNRKTESGRVLGEHQRIPVMEAIKAVTINGAYQYFEEDTKGSIEEGKVADLVILDKNPLTIDKEDIENIKVLETIKDGNTIFKA; via the coding sequence ATGGCTAAAAAGCTTTATTTTAATGGTAATGTGATAACTGTTAATGAAAAAGAAGAAGTAGTAGAAGCAGTTGCTATCGAAAATGGTAAAATTATAAAGGTAGGAACTAACGAAGAAATACTTGCATTAAAGGATAATGATGCTGAGGTTGTAGACTTAGAAGGTAAAACTGTAATGCCTGGTCTTATAGACCCTCATGGACATATAGTTCCAGTTGCACAAACTTTAATGATAGTTACATTAGGAGATGTTACTTCTAAAGAGGAATTATTAGAAAAATTAAAGAAAGAATTAGAAGAAAATCCACCAACTGGAGATAACTGGTTAATAGGATTTGGTTATGACAATACGAAGTTTGAAGATGGACAACATCCAACTAAATTTGAATTAGATACTGTAAGTAAAGATATACCTATATCAGTATCTCATGCTTCTGGCCATTTAGCAGCTGTAAACTCTAAAGCATTAGAGCTATACGGATATGTAGGAGAAGATTATGAAGTTCCAGAGGGTGGAGTTGTAAGAACTGTATCTCCTGACTCTAAAGAACCAAATGGTGTATTAGAGGAAAATGCCATTTTAGATAGTGAAAAGAAAAAAGTTGTAAAAGCGCCAGGATTTGAAGAAATATTAAAAGCTATGGTAAGAGCACAAAAAGTATATGCATCATTAGGGATAACAACAACTCAAGATGCTTCAGTAGAAGAAGCTAATGGATATAACCACATATTAGGAGCTTGTGCTAAAAATAATATGTTAATAATAGATGTAGTAGGACTTGCTACTCAACCATCAACTAAAAACTTAATGAAAGATGAAAAAACTCCAAAGAGAGAATACTTCAATCATTACAAATTAGCAGGAGCTAAAACTTGGTTAGATGGTTCTCCACAAGGATTTACTGCTTGGTTAAGTAAGCCATACCACAAAGTACCTCAAGGACAACCAGAAGATTACTGTGGATATGGAACACAAACTGATGAAGTTGTAACTCAATATTTCGTTGATTGTATAAATATGAATATTCAAGTTCATGTACACGTTAACGGAGATGAAGCTTGTGAGCAATTCTTAAGATGCTATGAAAAAGCTGTTGAAATAACAGGACATGGTACTGAATTAAGACCAGTTATGGTTCATTGCCAAGCTTTAAGATATGACCAATTAGATAGAGTTAAAGCATTAGGTGCAATACCTACATTCTTTAATGATCACGTAAGATTCTGGGGAGATTTACATCATGATGAAGTATTTGGACCTGAAAGAGCTCAAAACATATCTCCAATGGGATGGGCATTAGAAAAAGGAATAAGATTTACAATACATCAAGATCCACCGGTAAAAATGCCTAATCAAATATTAGCAATACACAATGCTGTTAATAGAAAAACTGAATCTGGTAGAGTATTAGGAGAACATCAAAGAATACCAGTAATGGAAGCTATAAAAGCTGTTACTATAAATGGAGCTTATCAATACTTTGAAGAAGATACAAAAGGATCTATAGAAGAAGGAAAAGTTGCGGATTTAGTAATACTTGATAAAAACCCATTAACAATAGATAAAGAAGATATAGAGAATATAAAAGTTCTAGAAACAATAAAAGACGGAAATACAATATTTAAAGCATAA
- the asnS gene encoding asparagine--tRNA ligase: MQKQFVTIKELYRNKEEYIGKTVKVAGWIRTSRASKNFGFVELNDGSFFKNMQIVLSDEKLENFKEITKLPISSSILVEGELVSTEGAKQPVEIQATNIILEGESDSSYPLQKKRHTLEYLRTIAHLRPRSNTFSAVFRVRSLTAYAIHKFFQDRNFVYSHSPIITGSDCEGAGEMFRLTTMDLNNIPKTEEGHVDYSKDFFGKEANLTVSGQLNAEIMALAFRNVYTFGPTFRAENSNTVKHASEFWMVEPEIAFADLEDNMELAEDMIKYIINYVMENAPEEMEFFNNFVDKGLIERLTNVVNSEFKRLPYTEAIELLQKSGHKFEFPVEWGCDLQTEHERYLTEEIIKGPVFVTDYPKDIKAFYMRLNPDGKTVRATDLLVPGIGEIIGGSQREERYDVLLDRIKELGLNEEDYWWYLELRKFGTATHSGFGLGFERMLMYLTGMQNIRDVIPFPRTPKNAEF, translated from the coding sequence ATGCAAAAACAATTTGTAACAATCAAAGAATTATACAGAAATAAAGAAGAGTATATAGGGAAAACTGTAAAAGTAGCTGGATGGATAAGAACATCTAGAGCTTCTAAAAACTTCGGATTTGTAGAATTAAACGACGGAAGTTTCTTTAAAAATATGCAAATAGTTTTATCTGATGAAAAATTAGAAAACTTCAAAGAAATAACTAAACTTCCAATAAGTTCATCAATACTTGTTGAAGGGGAATTAGTATCTACAGAAGGTGCTAAGCAACCAGTTGAAATACAAGCTACTAACATAATATTAGAAGGTGAGTCAGATAGCTCATATCCGTTACAAAAGAAAAGACATACATTAGAATACTTAAGAACAATAGCTCATTTAAGACCAAGAAGTAACACTTTCTCTGCTGTATTTAGAGTAAGATCTTTAACAGCGTATGCTATACACAAGTTCTTCCAAGATAGAAACTTCGTGTATTCTCACTCTCCAATAATAACAGGAAGTGACTGTGAAGGTGCAGGGGAAATGTTTAGATTAACTACTATGGATTTAAATAACATTCCTAAAACTGAAGAAGGACATGTAGATTACTCTAAAGACTTCTTTGGAAAAGAAGCTAACTTAACAGTTAGTGGTCAGTTAAATGCTGAAATAATGGCACTTGCATTTAGAAATGTTTATACATTTGGACCAACATTTAGAGCAGAAAATTCTAACACAGTTAAACATGCATCTGAGTTCTGGATGGTAGAGCCAGAAATAGCTTTTGCAGATTTAGAAGACAACATGGAATTAGCTGAAGATATGATAAAATATATCATAAACTATGTAATGGAAAATGCTCCAGAAGAAATGGAATTCTTCAACAACTTTGTTGACAAAGGATTAATAGAAAGATTAACAAACGTTGTAAATTCTGAATTCAAGAGATTACCATACACAGAAGCTATAGAATTATTACAAAAATCAGGACATAAGTTTGAATTCCCGGTGGAGTGGGGATGTGACTTACAAACTGAGCACGAAAGATACTTAACAGAAGAAATAATAAAAGGACCAGTTTTCGTAACTGATTATCCAAAAGATATAAAAGCTTTCTATATGAGATTAAATCCAGATGGAAAAACTGTTAGAGCTACAGACTTATTAGTTCCTGGTATAGGAGAAATAATAGGTGGATCTCAAAGAGAAGAAAGATATGACGTATTATTAGATAGAATAAAAGAATTAGGATTAAACGAAGAAGATTACTGGTGGTATTTAGAACTTAGAAAGTTCGGTACTGCTACACATTCTGGTTTCGGTTTAGGATTTGAAAGAATGTTAATGTACTTAACAGGAATGCAAAACATAAGAGATGTTATACCATTCCCAAGAACTCCTAAGAATGCTGAATTCTAA
- a CDS encoding class I SAM-dependent methyltransferase — translation MELSKRIKEYWNKRSDEFCTLRISELNSIKKDLWLNEIKRNIEDIDDKKFKILDIGTGTGFFAIILSSLGHEVVGIDLCENMIDNANKTAKLLGYDINFKVMDAQNLDFEDNFFDIIISRNLTWTLPDAEEAYKEWYRVLKKDGRLVNFDADYGKVSFSEEAKTLDSNHAHNKIKNEVLKECDMIKDNLNISKKIRPNWDLTTLDKIGFLNCKSDINVSDRIYADKDELCNPTKMFSINASK, via the coding sequence ATGGAGTTAAGTAAGAGAATTAAAGAATATTGGAATAAAAGAAGTGATGAATTTTGTACATTACGTATATCGGAGCTAAATAGTATAAAAAAAGATTTATGGCTAAATGAGATAAAGAGAAATATAGAAGATATAGATGATAAGAAATTTAAAATATTAGACATCGGAACTGGAACTGGTTTTTTTGCAATTATATTATCGTCTTTAGGGCATGAAGTTGTAGGCATAGATTTATGTGAAAATATGATTGATAACGCAAATAAAACAGCTAAATTGTTAGGATATGATATTAATTTTAAGGTAATGGATGCTCAAAATTTAGATTTTGAAGATAATTTTTTTGATATTATAATTTCACGAAATTTAACATGGACTCTACCAGATGCTGAAGAAGCTTATAAAGAGTGGTACAGAGTGCTTAAAAAGGATGGCAGATTAGTAAATTTTGATGCTGATTATGGTAAAGTATCTTTTTCAGAAGAAGCTAAAACATTAGATTCTAATCATGCTCATAATAAAATAAAAAATGAAGTTTTAAAAGAGTGCGATATGATAAAAGATAATTTAAATATAAGCAAAAAAATAAGACCAAATTGGGATCTTACTACATTAGATAAAATTGGTTTTTTAAATTGCAAAAGTGATATAAATGTAAGTGATCGTATCTATGCTGATAAAGATGAACTATGTAATCCTACAAAAATGTTTAGTATAAATGCTAGTAAATAA